The following proteins are encoded in a genomic region of Paralichthys olivaceus isolate ysfri-2021 chromosome 23, ASM2471397v2, whole genome shotgun sequence:
- the znf800b gene encoding zinc finger protein 800b has translation MVKSHKSSGRKSSHSLRRQTGGQTEVEEGQSQSDTQHPPQEQPRGEDHSSDHAELRTSASAEALSENCDQKETPMDVQEKGDSSQAKPMWKPIPPLMPEPEDHGSTTGETRDQSCQTDEQLQQMSAGSEGHNAGLCVEPGDPPLLQQPLQTSKSGIQQIIECFRSGTSQLRHMLLREVDTIFECKLCRSLFRGLPNLITHKEYYCLSRLPEPDGSSGDDRQSVAMKDLLDTIYPRADRPDYVVRLEPIQTTTKAVFQYLTTEEDLARYPSHTPSARESPVAWEEPAEGGDNSQASQRGGAESHSSPGPNQGQKRWEAEEEAKAEQPPPEEEGSTSGVEDVTISCCLCGQDFNSRRSIRRHCRKMHKTKLEELRKFTETRTVPTSLLSMVKGRPRTLSAPSGKSCLVCLKTFATKANVRRHLDEVHRGLQRNPNTPSVPPRPAQPNTLEATPPRKSNNSSPTRSHNSKSTPVNTKTASSNQNQAKPQTQPPATTQANPVSCRCTLCKRMYSSQLMLKRHMRIVHKIYSVKSNRSAASAPPATTAATPTNNNTSSSNNNNNNNSSSSSTNVASSNNVRVKEEAVEPSDDEEEEEEEEEEEEEEEVDSSPAPSPSDSTGTAKSVSVAPNSTKVKEEEAPLSPKTMPSSLSSSSSSRTGSAVCVGNKMTKLSVGFDFKQLFCKLCKRQFSSRQNLTKHIELHTDGNEIFIKFYRCPLCRYESRRKRDVLRHVTVVHKKSSSYLGKIMPKLESRAVKRLAEAVLNSSSPNKRTSSSVKEEVNGRHASSSSSSPSPPVTRKQECSTAAPASSSSSLSSSSSSSAPPPAPATRKQQDLSSPPISSPSPPVTRKQERQQTHQPPPISPPLTRRSEKHTHLRNSTSSTTASPSNQPPNTRRHEAQSESSSTGTSSTEVRVTKNFSLHACDQCGRAFAKKLYLESHKRSHRNAVTTAASKRKGVSTRSKSLVW, from the exons ATGGTGAAGTCCCATAAGTCAAGTGGGAGGAAGAGCTCTCACAGCCTCCGCAGACAG ACTGGTGGCcagacagaggtggaggaaggtCAGTCCCAGTCAGACACCCAGCATCCACCACAGGAGCAGCCCCGTGGAGAAGACCACTCCTCTGATCATGCCGAACTCCGGACCTCTGCATCAGCCGAGGCGCTGTCTGAGAACTGTGACCAGAAGGAAACTCCCATGGACGTCCAGGAAAAGGGCGACTCCAGCCAAGCCAAGCCAATGTGGAAACCCATTCCCCCTCTGATGCCTGAGCCCGAGGACCACGGGAGCACGACCGGTGAGACCAGGGACCAGAGCTGTCAGACTGACGAGCAGCTTCAGCAGATGAGTGCTGGCAGCGAAGGTCATAACGCAG gtcTCTGTGTTGAGCCCGGagatcctcctctcctccaacaGCCTCTGCAGACGTCTAAGTCTGGGATTCAGCAGATAATTGAATGCTTCCGTTCAG GCACCAGCCAGCTGAGACACATGCTGCTGAGGGAGGTGGATACCATCTTCGAGTGTAAACTGTGCCGCAGTCTGTTCAGGGGCCTGCCCAACCTCATCACACATAAAGAGTACTACTGCCTGTCACGGCTGCCTGAACCCGACG gttCTTCGGGGGATGACAGACAGAGTGTAGCCATGAAGGATTTACTGGACACCATATATCCCAGAGCCGACCGACCAGACTACGTGGTCCGACTGGAGCCCATTCAGACCACTACCAAGGCCGTGTTCCAGTACCTCACCACAGAAGAGGATCTGGCCAGATatccatcacacacacccaG TGCCAGAGAGAGTCCAGTAGCATGGGAAGAGCCAGCGGAGGGTGGGGACAACAGCCAGGCGAGCCAGCGAGGTGGAGCAGAAAGCCACAGCAGCCCGGGACCCAACCAGGGGCAGAAGAGAtgggaggctgaggaggaggccAAAGCAGAGCAGCCACCGCCTGAAGAGGAGGGCTCCACTAGCGGG GTGGAGGACGTGACAATCTCCTGTTGTCTGTGCGGTCAGGACTTCAACTCGCGCCGCAGCATCAGGCGCCACTGCCGCAAAATGCACAAGACCAAACTGGAGGAGCTGCGAAAGTTCACAGAGACACGAACAGTTCCCACGAGCCTGCTCTCTATGGTGAAAG GTCGGCCAAGGACTCTCAGCGCACCATCCGGAAAATCCTGCCTCGTGTGCCTCAAAACCTTCGCCACCAAAGCCAATGTGCGGCGTCACCTCGACGAGGTGCACCGCGGTCTGCAGCGGAATCCCAACACACCCAGCGTCCCCCCACGGCCCGCCCAGCCCAACACACTGGAGGCCACGCCTCCCCGGAAGAGCAACAATTCCTCTCCAACACGTAGCCACAACTCCAAGTCCACGCCTGTGAACACCAAAACAGCGTCCTCAAACCAAAACCAAGCCAAACCTCAGACTCAGCCCCCGGCCACTACCCAGGCAAACCCGGTGTCATGTCGCTGCACGCTCTGCAAGAGGATGTACAGCTCTCAG cTCATGTTGAAGAGACACATGCGCATTGTCCACAAAATATACAGTGTGAAAAGTAACAGGTCGGCTGCCTCAGCACCCCCTGCTACTACAGCAGCGACTCCAACCAACaacaacaccagcagcagcaacaacaacaacaacaacaacagcagcagcagcagcacaaacgTAGCCTCAAGCAACAATGTCCGGGTGAAGGAGGAAGCAGTCGAGCCCTCggatgacgaggaggaggaggaggaggaggaggaggaggaggaggaagaggaggttgaCAGTAGTCCTGCCCCGTCTCCGAGTGACAGCACTGGTACAGCTAAAAGTGTTTCTGTGGCACCCAACTCCACGAaggtgaaagaggaggaagcCCCACTGAGCCCAAAGACGATGCCATCGTCCTTATCTTCATCGTCATCCTCCCGTACCGGCAGCGCCGTGTGCGTCGGCAACAAAATGACCAAACTGTCAGTGGGCTTTGACTTCAAGCAGCTCTTCTGCAAACTGTGCAAGCGACAGTTCAGCTCGCGTCAGAACTTAACAAAGCACATCGAGCTGCACACCGACGGCAACGAGATCTTCATCAAGTTTTACCGTTGCCCCCTCTGTCGCTACGAATCACGCCGCAAACGGGACGTCCTGCGCCACGTGACTGTAGTCCACAAGAAGTCGTCCTCATACCTCGGCAAGATCATGCCCAAACTGGAGAGCAGGGCGGTGAAGAGGCTGGCCGAGGCCGTCCTCAACAGCTCGAGCCCCAACAAAAGGACAAGCAGCAGCGTCAAAGAGGAAGTGAACGGACGCCACGCCTCTTCGtcgtcctcctctccttcacctccAGTAACACGCAAGCAAGAGTGTTCCACAGCTGCTCCggcctcctcttcgtcctccttgtcctcctcctcttcgtcctcggCCCCACCTCCTGCGCCCGCCACTCGGAAACAGCAGGATCTCTCATCGCCCCCTATCTCCTCGCCCTCCCCTCCTGTCACCCGTAAGCAGGAGAGACAGCAGACTCACCAGCCTCCCCCCATCAGCCCGCCGCTCACCCGCCgcagtgaaaaacacacacacctgcgcaactccacctcctccaccaccgccTCGCCCAGCAACCAACCGCCAAACACCCGACGGCACGAGGCACAGTcggagagcagcagcacagggacGTCCTCCACTGAGGTCAGGGTGACCAAGAACTTCTCGCTCCACGCTTGTGACCAGTGTGGACGAGCTTTCGCCAAGAAG CTGTACCTGGAGTCTCACAAGCGGAGCCATCGCAACGCAGTGACGACAGCAGCCAGCAAGAGGAAAGGAGTCAGCACTCGCTCCAAGTCACTGGTCTGGTGA